The following are encoded in a window of Ensifer adhaerens genomic DNA:
- a CDS encoding carbohydrate ABC transporter permease, translated as MTLQQTSTAALPRPARRRDRQRFWQEVAMIAPAVLLLAIFLITPFLLSFWTAMTNQPLVPRPTPVRFVGLLNFQRVFTDPLFWTSLWNVTRFTAWVLPVQCGLAFLTALLLHQKLPMQNLLRGMFFLPAITSMVVVCVIWGTLFQYPSGPLNQIVGFLSGGMIQPIDWLGDPDWAMFSIVLLSAWQAYGFQMIIYLAGLQGIPEELYDAARIDGASALRRFWHVTMPGLRPTHVFVLVITTIQAFKLYTQVAILTQGGPKESTETVVHYMVRAGFEEQKLGYASAVSVILFVIVLLIALLQRKLLRRFDV; from the coding sequence ATGACCTTGCAACAGACGTCTACGGCCGCGCTGCCACGCCCCGCCAGGCGGCGCGACCGGCAGCGGTTCTGGCAGGAGGTCGCGATGATCGCACCGGCTGTGCTGCTGCTCGCCATCTTCCTGATCACGCCGTTTCTTCTATCCTTCTGGACGGCGATGACCAATCAGCCGCTGGTGCCGCGTCCCACGCCGGTGCGTTTCGTCGGCCTCCTGAATTTCCAGCGGGTCTTCACCGATCCGCTGTTCTGGACGTCGCTCTGGAATGTCACCCGCTTCACCGCTTGGGTGCTGCCGGTTCAGTGCGGTCTTGCCTTCCTGACGGCGCTGCTGCTGCACCAGAAGCTGCCGATGCAGAACCTTCTGCGCGGAATGTTCTTTCTGCCGGCGATTACATCCATGGTGGTCGTCTGCGTGATCTGGGGCACGTTGTTCCAGTATCCGAGCGGTCCGCTCAACCAGATCGTCGGTTTCTTGTCCGGCGGCATGATCCAGCCGATCGACTGGCTCGGCGACCCCGATTGGGCAATGTTCTCGATCGTGTTGCTCTCGGCCTGGCAGGCCTATGGCTTCCAGATGATCATTTACCTCGCCGGCCTGCAGGGCATTCCCGAGGAACTTTATGACGCGGCCCGCATCGACGGCGCGAGCGCGCTTCGCCGCTTCTGGCACGTCACCATGCCGGGCCTGCGTCCGACCCACGTCTTCGTGCTGGTCATCACTACGATCCAGGCCTTCAAGCTCTACACGCAGGTTGCGATCCTGACCCAGGGCGGACCGAAGGAAAGCACGGAGACCGTCGTGCACTACATGGTGCGTGCCGGCTTCGAGGAACAGAAGCTCGGATACGCATCCGCCGTCTCCGTCATTCTCTTCGTCATCGTTCTTCTGATCGCGCTTCTCCAGCGCAAACTCCTGAGGCGCTTCGATGTCTGA
- a CDS encoding carbohydrate ABC transporter permease, protein MSDLVLSQPAPLAIPRGNSKTGLRVVQTVCIFIIALVMISPLFMLLIASLKDDRFRILADMGSFRAFWVSDPTLSNYREIANFSGELAYGRYLVNSLVILVVTVVSGLIINSMAGFVLAWGSLRGKAILLALVVALYVIPQESIIMPLVVMMSRVGLTDTFAVQILPWVASPLYVFLFYQFFAQLPKELYEAAEMDGASAFRIYRSIYMPLSLPALATVSILMGIESWNQYLWPTLVTQTDYARPISVAIATFFGQDSIYWDRAMAASVLMMIPVLILYLAFQRWFVSSFVGSAVKG, encoded by the coding sequence ATGTCTGATCTCGTGCTCAGCCAGCCAGCCCCGCTGGCGATCCCCCGCGGCAACAGCAAGACGGGCCTGCGTGTCGTCCAGACCGTCTGCATCTTCATCATCGCTCTGGTGATGATTTCGCCGCTCTTCATGCTGCTGATCGCCAGCCTCAAGGATGACCGTTTCCGCATCCTTGCGGACATGGGCAGCTTCCGCGCCTTCTGGGTCAGCGATCCGACCCTGTCGAACTACCGCGAGATCGCCAATTTCTCCGGCGAACTTGCCTATGGTCGCTACCTCGTCAACTCGCTGGTGATCCTCGTCGTCACCGTCGTGTCCGGGCTGATCATCAATTCCATGGCGGGCTTCGTTCTCGCCTGGGGGTCGCTTCGCGGCAAGGCGATCCTGCTTGCCCTCGTGGTCGCGCTCTACGTCATCCCGCAGGAAAGCATCATCATGCCGCTCGTCGTGATGATGTCGCGGGTGGGCCTGACGGATACGTTTGCCGTGCAGATCCTGCCCTGGGTGGCAAGCCCGCTCTATGTCTTCCTGTTCTACCAGTTCTTCGCCCAGCTACCGAAGGAACTCTACGAAGCTGCGGAGATGGATGGAGCGTCGGCGTTTCGCATCTACCGGTCGATCTACATGCCGCTCAGCCTGCCGGCGCTTGCGACGGTCTCGATCCTGATGGGGATCGAGAGCTGGAACCAGTATCTGTGGCCGACGCTGGTCACCCAGACCGACTATGCCCGGCCGATCTCCGTCGCTATCGCCACCTTCTTCGGACAGGACAGCATTTACTGGGACCGCGCCATGGCCGCGTCCGTGCTGATGATGATCCCTGTCCTCATCCTTTACCTCGCCTTCCAGCGCTGGTTCGTAAGTTCGTTCGTCGGCTCCGCCGTGAAAGGTTGA
- a CDS encoding GH32 C-terminal domain-containing protein, with translation MTSQTKPASPVLEIVEAELPAGTVLHLWLKARKIGDEAILSVTLDRSEIAGPSTRRAGEFEFFAVTLGTTGRTVLAYDAETTALSVAYAFHPQTVLEEGIRVLHHDVRTAPPEVPGSYHFRPPFGWMNDPNGFGRFKGLGHLFYQHYPHGLRWNTMHWGHAVSKDLIRWTHLPMFLFPADHLSEKDDGRGGAFSGSAVPVSGPDGDDIRVFYTEHVRDREPEEQIQLSAVSRDGIVAGPSEVILPIRPEGLNLTTDFRDPYVFKGPDGRWKMLLGSRDRSGGVVLLYETADLQGATGWTFLDIIYREDGFGMTAAECPCMLPVGGMADDPETRWALIFGLLTSRDPATGRRNLTSVTVGRFDGRSFTAEFEQELDFGSDAYAFQAFVDGEEPVGIAWLANWTDFSKKDDFPTAMTLPRRVLLDGGAVLTPPVAAVENLRHRLLDETALAAGETVPLESGAVEIVLALPEAGAAFELVLDHPDVALGVRLDDEGLAILFDAGTGKPPPRYLASGARPSQLRIFLDAGSIEVFADNGRWTGTKRIPGFAAARSARLTGAVTGAKIWQLKL, from the coding sequence ATGACTTCGCAGACAAAACCCGCGAGCCCCGTGCTTGAAATCGTCGAGGCCGAACTCCCGGCCGGGACCGTGCTGCATCTCTGGCTGAAGGCGCGCAAAATTGGCGACGAGGCAATACTGTCCGTCACCTTAGACCGCAGTGAGATTGCCGGTCCGTCCACGCGCCGCGCCGGGGAGTTCGAATTCTTCGCGGTGACGCTCGGGACGACTGGCCGCACGGTGCTTGCCTATGATGCGGAAACAACTGCGCTCTCCGTCGCCTATGCGTTCCACCCGCAGACGGTGCTGGAGGAGGGGATCCGCGTCCTCCATCACGACGTCCGCACGGCGCCGCCTGAGGTTCCCGGCAGCTACCATTTCCGACCGCCCTTCGGCTGGATGAACGACCCGAACGGCTTCGGCCGGTTCAAGGGTCTCGGCCATCTCTTCTACCAGCACTATCCGCATGGCTTGCGTTGGAACACCATGCACTGGGGCCATGCGGTCTCGAAGGATTTGATCCGCTGGACGCACCTGCCGATGTTCCTGTTTCCGGCGGACCACCTGTCGGAAAAGGACGATGGCCGTGGCGGCGCCTTTTCCGGCTCGGCCGTCCCCGTCTCCGGGCCGGACGGGGACGACATCCGGGTCTTCTACACCGAACACGTTCGCGACCGGGAGCCGGAGGAGCAGATCCAGCTCTCGGCCGTCAGCCGAGACGGCATCGTTGCCGGCCCGTCCGAGGTGATCCTGCCTATCCGTCCGGAGGGTCTGAACCTCACGACTGATTTCCGCGATCCCTATGTGTTCAAGGGCCCGGACGGCCGCTGGAAGATGCTGCTTGGCAGTCGCGACCGATCGGGCGGTGTCGTCCTGCTTTACGAGACGGCGGATCTGCAGGGTGCCACGGGCTGGACCTTCCTCGACATCATCTATCGCGAGGACGGTTTCGGCATGACCGCAGCGGAGTGCCCTTGCATGCTGCCGGTCGGCGGCATGGCGGATGATCCGGAGACCCGCTGGGCGCTGATCTTTGGCCTGCTCACAAGCCGTGACCCGGCCACCGGCCGGCGCAACCTCACATCCGTCACCGTCGGCCGCTTCGACGGCCGGTCGTTCACGGCCGAATTCGAACAGGAACTGGATTTCGGCTCCGACGCCTACGCCTTCCAGGCCTTCGTCGACGGCGAGGAACCGGTCGGCATCGCCTGGCTTGCCAACTGGACAGACTTTTCCAAGAAGGACGATTTCCCGACGGCGATGACCTTGCCGCGTCGCGTGCTTCTCGATGGGGGTGCCGTGTTGACGCCGCCGGTCGCGGCAGTCGAAAACCTGCGCCACAGGCTGCTCGATGAAACAGCCCTTGCTGCGGGCGAAACGGTTCCACTCGAAAGCGGTGCGGTCGAGATCGTGCTTGCACTGCCCGAGGCCGGCGCGGCTTTCGAGCTCGTCCTCGATCACCCGGATGTCGCGCTTGGCGTCAGGCTCGATGACGAGGGCCTTGCAATCCTCTTCGATGCCGGTACCGGCAAGCCGCCACCGCGATATCTGGCGTCAGGCGCCAGACCTTCGCAGCTGCGCATCTTCCTCGATGCGGGCTCGATCGAGGTCTTTGCCGACAACGGCCGCTGGACAGGCACCAAGCGCATTCCGGGATTTGCCGCCGCGCGATCGGCAAGGCTGACCGGCGCCGTCACGGGCGCGAAAATCTGGCAACTCAAGCTTTGA
- a CDS encoding ABC transporter ATP-binding protein: protein MASVAIDRVLKQYGAASVIHGVSVDIEDGEFVTLVGPSGCGKSTLLRMLAGLEDISGGEIRIDGRVVNDVAPKERDIAMVFQSYALYPHMTVKENMGFSLKLQGRDKATIDKLVKEAAGILALEPLLDRLPKQLSGGQRQRVAMGRAIVRHPKVFLFDEPLSNLDAKLRVTMRSEIKELHQRLGTTIVYVTHDQIEAMTMADKIVVMRAGRVEQIGKPLDLYDRPGNTFVATFIGSPSMNLFEGNVGDGGFFIDGGVSLPLPASLGHGEARTYGIRPEDLEIAETGIPATVLTVEPTGAETHLLVRVGTHTAGVVLHRRVDLKPEEQIYLSPKNQKIHLFCAEGARVN, encoded by the coding sequence ATGGCATCGGTAGCGATCGACCGCGTTCTGAAACAGTATGGCGCAGCCTCAGTCATCCACGGCGTTTCCGTGGACATTGAGGATGGAGAATTCGTCACGCTCGTCGGACCGTCCGGCTGCGGCAAGTCCACGCTCCTGCGCATGCTTGCGGGGCTCGAGGACATCAGCGGCGGCGAAATCCGCATCGATGGGCGCGTCGTCAACGACGTCGCACCCAAGGAGCGCGACATCGCCATGGTGTTCCAGAGCTACGCACTCTATCCGCACATGACGGTCAAGGAGAACATGGGCTTCTCCCTGAAGCTCCAGGGTCGAGACAAGGCGACGATCGATAAGCTGGTGAAGGAGGCCGCCGGAATTCTCGCGCTTGAGCCGCTGCTCGACCGTCTGCCCAAGCAGCTCTCCGGCGGCCAGCGCCAGCGTGTCGCCATGGGCCGCGCCATCGTTCGTCACCCCAAGGTGTTCCTCTTCGACGAGCCGCTGTCCAATCTCGATGCTAAGCTGCGCGTGACCATGCGCAGCGAGATCAAGGAATTGCACCAGCGGCTCGGCACGACCATCGTCTACGTTACCCACGACCAGATCGAAGCCATGACCATGGCCGACAAGATCGTCGTCATGCGCGCCGGCCGCGTGGAGCAGATCGGCAAGCCGCTCGACCTCTACGATCGCCCGGGCAATACCTTTGTCGCCACCTTCATCGGCTCGCCGTCGATGAACCTCTTTGAGGGCAACGTCGGTGATGGCGGCTTTTTCATTGACGGCGGTGTTTCCCTGCCGCTGCCGGCGTCGCTGGGTCACGGTGAAGCACGCACCTACGGCATCCGCCCGGAAGATCTGGAGATAGCCGAAACCGGCATACCGGCAACCGTGCTGACGGTCGAGCCAACCGGCGCCGAAACCCACCTTCTGGTGCGCGTCGGCACGCACACGGCGGGGGTCGTGCTGCATCGACGCGTGGACCTGAAGCCTGAGGAGCAGATTTATCTCTCGCCGAAGAACCAGAAGATCCATCTGTTCTGCGCCGAAGGAGCCCGGGTCAACTGA
- a CDS encoding AbrB/MazE/SpoVT family DNA-binding domain-containing protein, with protein sequence MTTTVTSKGQITIPKPVRDLLGIVPGSKIDFRRTSDGSVVLVHAAKKQPPSRFAKLRGHAGKGPDTDAIMALTRGEP encoded by the coding sequence ATGACGACGACAGTTACATCCAAGGGACAAATTACTATTCCCAAGCCTGTGCGCGATCTCTTGGGTATCGTGCCTGGAAGCAAGATAGACTTCCGACGCACTTCAGATGGAAGCGTTGTCCTCGTCCATGCTGCGAAAAAGCAGCCGCCCAGCCGCTTCGCGAAACTACGAGGGCATGCGGGCAAGGGCCCCGACACTGACGCGATCATGGCGCTTACGCGTGGCGAACCGTGA
- the ocd gene encoding ornithine cyclodeaminase: MNTDPKLNVVPFVSVDHMMKLVLKVGIDRFLTDLAATIEEDFRRWPVFDKTPRVASHSQEGVIELMPTSDGTLYGFKYVNGHPKNTRDGRQTVTAFGVLSDVGNGYPMLLTEMTILTALRTAATSAVAAKYLARPNARTMAIIGNGAQSEFQARAFKSLLGIDKLRLYDIDASATRKCARNLAGLGFTIEECTSVEEAVEGADIITTVTADKQYATILSDNHVGPGVHINAVGGDCPGKTELSKDILLRSDIFVEYPPQTRIEGEIQQLPAEHPVIELWQVMTGETEGRKSPDQITLFDSVGFAIEDFSALRYVRDQIAEHGMFTELDLLADPDEPRDLYGMLLRCEKKLEAA, translated from the coding sequence ATGAATACTGATCCGAAACTGAACGTGGTTCCGTTCGTAAGCGTCGACCACATGATGAAACTGGTTCTGAAGGTCGGCATCGACCGGTTCCTGACGGACCTGGCGGCCACGATCGAGGAGGACTTCCGCCGCTGGCCGGTCTTCGACAAGACCCCGCGCGTCGCTTCCCATTCGCAGGAAGGCGTCATCGAGCTGATGCCCACCAGCGACGGAACGCTTTACGGCTTCAAATACGTCAATGGTCACCCGAAGAACACGCGCGATGGCCGCCAGACCGTGACGGCCTTCGGCGTGCTCTCGGATGTCGGCAACGGCTACCCGATGCTGCTCACCGAAATGACGATCCTGACCGCGCTACGCACTGCGGCAACGTCCGCGGTCGCGGCGAAGTACCTCGCCCGGCCGAATGCCCGGACCATGGCCATCATCGGCAATGGTGCGCAGAGCGAATTCCAGGCTCGCGCCTTCAAGTCGCTGCTCGGCATCGACAAGCTTCGCCTCTACGATATCGACGCCTCCGCCACCCGGAAATGCGCACGCAACCTCGCAGGCCTCGGCTTCACCATTGAAGAATGCACCTCGGTCGAAGAGGCGGTCGAAGGCGCAGACATCATCACCACGGTCACCGCCGACAAGCAGTACGCGACGATCCTATCGGACAACCATGTCGGCCCCGGTGTCCACATCAACGCGGTGGGCGGTGACTGCCCCGGCAAGACCGAACTCAGCAAGGACATTCTGCTGCGCTCGGACATCTTCGTCGAATATCCGCCGCAGACACGCATCGAAGGCGAAATCCAGCAGCTACCGGCTGAGCACCCCGTCATCGAACTCTGGCAGGTCATGACCGGCGAGACAGAGGGCCGCAAGAGCCCGGATCAGATCACGCTCTTCGACAGTGTCGGTTTTGCGATCGAGGACTTCTCCGCCCTCCGCTACGTCCGGGACCAGATTGCCGAACACGGTATGTTCACAGAACTCGACCTCCTCGCTGATCCCGACGAGCCACGTGACCTCTACGGCATGCTTCTGCGGTGTGAGAAGAAACTCGAAGCGGCATAG
- the rocF gene encoding arginase — MDCTLIGAPLQIGAGQLGCEMGPSALRIAGLRTALEELGHSVKDNGNLSPRAFDEMPHPNKAVHHLGETVAWVEALSAAAYEHSKAGMPIFLGGDHAISAGTVPGLARRAAELGRPLFVLWLDAHTDFHTLETTVSGNLHGTPVAYYTGQTGFDGFFPALAHPVATQNVCMIGIRSVDAAEKAAIRTTGITVHDMRVIDEHGVAVLVRNFIERVRAANGLLHVSFDVDFLEPDIAPAVGTTVPGGATFREAHLIMEMLHDSGLVTSLDIVELNPFLDERGKTARLLVDLVASLMGKRVMDRPTVTG; from the coding sequence ATGGACTGCACGCTCATCGGCGCGCCCCTGCAAATCGGGGCAGGGCAGCTTGGCTGCGAGATGGGGCCGAGCGCCCTGCGCATCGCTGGCCTTCGCACGGCACTGGAAGAACTGGGCCATTCGGTCAAGGACAATGGCAATCTCAGCCCGCGGGCGTTCGACGAGATGCCCCATCCGAACAAGGCCGTCCATCACCTCGGCGAAACGGTCGCCTGGGTCGAAGCGCTGTCTGCTGCTGCCTACGAACACAGCAAGGCGGGCATGCCCATTTTCCTCGGCGGCGACCATGCCATCTCCGCGGGCACCGTTCCCGGTCTCGCACGCCGAGCCGCCGAACTCGGGCGGCCGCTGTTCGTGCTCTGGCTGGACGCCCATACCGACTTCCATACTCTCGAAACGACGGTCAGCGGCAACCTGCACGGCACGCCCGTCGCTTACTATACCGGCCAGACCGGTTTCGATGGCTTCTTCCCTGCGCTTGCCCATCCCGTTGCCACACAAAACGTCTGCATGATCGGTATCCGCAGCGTTGACGCCGCCGAAAAGGCCGCCATTCGCACCACCGGCATCACGGTGCACGACATGCGCGTAATCGATGAGCATGGCGTGGCCGTCCTCGTCCGCAATTTCATCGAACGGGTCCGGGCCGCAAACGGCCTCCTGCACGTCAGCTTCGATGTCGACTTCCTCGAGCCGGACATCGCGCCGGCCGTCGGCACCACGGTACCGGGAGGAGCAACTTTCCGCGAGGCGCACCTGATCATGGAAATGCTGCATGACAGCGGGCTGGTGACCAGCCTCGACATTGTCGAGCTCAATCCGTTCCTCGACGAGCGCGGCAAGACCGCACGGCTGCTCGTCGATCTCGTCGCCAGCCTGATGGGCAAGCGGGTGATGGATCGCCCGACTGTTACTGGCTGA
- a CDS encoding Lrp/AsnC family transcriptional regulator, translated as MDALDQKIVMLLRGNGRRSVSDLALETGASRATVRARIERMELDGTILGYTVMLRADALEDVVRGVMMVEIEGHVTDRVIRTLGGFPEISQIHTTNGRWDLLVELSASSLANFDAVLRKIRLVPGIMGSETSLLLSTPRSTRAKL; from the coding sequence ATGGATGCTCTCGACCAGAAGATCGTGATGCTGTTGCGCGGCAATGGGCGTCGAAGTGTCTCGGACCTCGCGCTGGAAACGGGCGCCTCGCGGGCGACTGTGCGGGCGCGCATCGAGCGGATGGAGCTGGACGGCACCATCCTCGGCTACACGGTGATGCTGCGTGCCGATGCGCTTGAAGATGTCGTTCGTGGGGTGATGATGGTTGAGATCGAGGGCCATGTGACCGATCGGGTGATCCGCACGCTCGGCGGCTTTCCTGAAATCTCGCAGATTCACACGACGAACGGCCGGTGGGATTTGCTGGTGGAACTCAGCGCATCGAGCCTGGCCAACTTCGATGCCGTGCTGCGCAAGATTCGTCTCGTGCCCGGCATTATGGGCAGCGAGACGAGCCTTCTTTTGTCCACGCCGCGGTCGACGAGGGCGAAGCTCTAA
- a CDS encoding amino acid ABC transporter ATP-binding protein — translation MHTSGGEKMSKSAVKIAGMNKWYGAFHVLKDIDLDVQQGERIVIAGPSGSGKSTMIRCINRLEEHQKGKIVVDGIELTNDLKKIDEVRREVGMVFQHFNLFPHLTILENCTLAPIWVRKMPKKQAEELAMHFLKRVKIPEQANKYPGQLSGGQQQRVAIARSLCMKPKILLFDEPTSALDPEMVKEVLDTMVSLAEEGMTMLCVTHEMGFARQVANRVIFMDQGQIVEQNSPAEFFDNPQHERTKLFLSQILH, via the coding sequence ATGCACACTTCTGGAGGAGAAAAAATGTCAAAGTCAGCAGTCAAGATCGCCGGCATGAACAAGTGGTACGGCGCTTTCCACGTCTTGAAGGACATCGATCTAGATGTTCAGCAGGGTGAACGCATCGTCATTGCCGGCCCGTCGGGCTCCGGCAAGTCGACGATGATCCGCTGCATCAATCGGCTCGAAGAGCACCAGAAGGGCAAGATCGTCGTCGACGGCATCGAGCTCACCAACGACCTGAAGAAGATCGATGAAGTGCGCCGCGAAGTCGGCATGGTGTTCCAGCACTTCAACCTCTTCCCGCACCTGACGATCCTCGAAAACTGCACGCTTGCGCCGATATGGGTGCGCAAGATGCCGAAGAAGCAGGCCGAGGAACTGGCGATGCACTTCCTGAAGCGCGTCAAGATCCCCGAGCAGGCGAACAAGTATCCGGGCCAGCTCTCCGGTGGTCAGCAGCAGCGCGTGGCGATCGCCCGCTCGCTGTGCATGAAGCCGAAGATCCTGCTCTTCGATGAGCCGACCTCGGCGCTCGACCCGGAAATGGTCAAGGAAGTGCTCGACACCATGGTGTCGCTCGCCGAAGAAGGCATGACCATGCTGTGCGTAACCCACGAAATGGGCTTCGCCCGTCAGGTTGCCAACCGCGTGATCTTCATGGACCAGGGCCAGATCGTCGAGCAGAACTCGCCGGCCGAGTTCTTCGACAATCCGCAGCACGAGCGCACCAAGCTCTTCCTCAGCCAGATCCTGCACTGA
- a CDS encoding ABC transporter permease yields MSLDLFLPAFITIKNGFVLTLIITLASFLVGQVLALPVALALSSPSRCLRLPASAYTFVIRGSPLLVQLFIVYYGLGQLEAVRESILWPILRSPVYCAVLTIALNSAAYSAEVLAGAIRQVPKGQWEAGKALGLAKYVLLIKVVLPQIYRAVLPSIGNELILVMKGSTLASAVTVMEMTGAARVFVAKTYAPFETFLIAGAIYLLIGAAFGRVFKGLETRFAIPGR; encoded by the coding sequence ATGTCATTGGATCTCTTTCTTCCCGCTTTCATCACCATCAAGAACGGCTTCGTTCTGACACTGATCATCACCCTGGCGAGCTTCCTCGTGGGACAGGTGCTCGCGCTGCCGGTCGCCCTGGCTCTGTCCTCTCCCTCAAGGTGCTTGCGGCTTCCGGCGTCTGCCTACACATTCGTCATCCGTGGCAGCCCGCTTCTCGTGCAGCTATTCATTGTCTACTACGGCCTAGGACAGCTCGAGGCCGTTCGTGAAAGCATCCTCTGGCCCATCCTCCGCAGCCCGGTCTACTGCGCCGTCCTGACGATCGCCCTCAACTCGGCCGCCTATTCGGCTGAGGTCCTGGCCGGTGCAATCCGGCAGGTGCCCAAAGGGCAGTGGGAAGCCGGGAAAGCCCTCGGGTTGGCAAAATACGTCCTGTTGATCAAGGTCGTCCTGCCGCAGATCTACCGCGCCGTGTTGCCAAGCATCGGCAACGAACTGATCCTCGTCATGAAGGGGTCGACCCTCGCCAGCGCGGTCACGGTCATGGAAATGACCGGTGCAGCCCGCGTATTCGTCGCCAAGACCTATGCACCATTCGAAACGTTCCTGATCGCGGGTGCCATCTATCTCTTGATCGGCGCCGCCTTCGGTCGGGTCTTCAAGGGGCTCGAAACAAGGTTCGCCATCCCAGGCCGATAA
- a CDS encoding ABC transporter permease: MIEAVVQYFPQLLQGFLVTISVAVGSFVLGLIFAVVLAPAAVYGSAPVRKVIAGYVSLIRGLPELLVIFLIFYGGTVLLTGLFGVYVEVDALTAGIAALTVVSTAYLTEIVRGALVGVSSGQWEAALALGLRRPGAFRLIVLPQMMVRALPGLGNQWLVILKESALVSIVGLEELMRKSVVAAGATHKPLAFYLTAAALYVLVTGVSTLFINAYNQRLTTHLR; encoded by the coding sequence ATGATCGAAGCGGTTGTCCAGTATTTTCCCCAGCTCCTGCAGGGCTTCCTCGTCACGATCTCCGTCGCCGTGGGAAGCTTTGTCCTTGGACTGATCTTCGCGGTCGTGCTTGCACCGGCCGCGGTCTACGGATCCGCCCCGGTTCGCAAGGTCATCGCCGGTTACGTCAGCCTCATTCGGGGTCTGCCGGAACTGCTGGTCATCTTCCTGATCTTCTACGGCGGCACGGTTCTATTGACCGGTCTTTTCGGCGTCTATGTCGAAGTGGATGCTCTCACCGCCGGCATCGCAGCGCTGACTGTCGTCTCGACCGCCTATCTGACGGAGATCGTCCGCGGCGCACTGGTCGGGGTGTCGTCAGGTCAATGGGAGGCGGCACTCGCTCTCGGCCTTCGCAGGCCCGGAGCGTTCCGGCTCATCGTCCTGCCGCAGATGATGGTCCGAGCCCTGCCCGGCCTCGGCAATCAGTGGCTCGTGATCCTGAAGGAGAGCGCCTTGGTCTCGATCGTCGGACTCGAGGAATTGATGCGCAAATCCGTCGTCGCGGCCGGCGCAACCCACAAGCCCCTCGCCTTCTACCTTACGGCTGCGGCGCTGTATGTGCTGGTGACCGGCGTGTCGACGCTCTTCATCAATGCCTACAACCAGCGCCTGACCACTCATCTGCGGTAG